The Cellulomonas sp. S1-8 genomic sequence TCCCGCCGGCGGTAGGGGCTCGTACCACCCGCTCCCGTCATCACGCCGGAACGCACCAAGAGGTCACGACGCGCTCGGCGCGTTCGTGGCCTCTTGGTGCATCCGGGAGGAGCAGCACGGGCGGCTCATTCCTGCCTCGGTCAAATCAATCTTGCATTTCGACATCTCGACATCAACTGTCGAGATGCGGCGCACATTGACCGCTGACGTGCGGGCTACCTTGAACCGTGGAGCGCTCAGCGCAGAGCTCGGTCCAAGTACGAACGGCCGCCGCACGGTCGCTCGCTGCTGACGATCGCGATCCGGCAGGTATCCGGGTGACTCCGGCGGCCACTTTCGGCAACGATGAGGACGTGGACGGGCGGAAGCGGGTGGCGGCGATCATCGTCCGCGACGGGTCGGTGCTGATGGTCCGGGAACGTGGGCGAGGGCCGCAGGGGCGACACGACGGCCCGGAGTACTGGACCCTGCCGGGGGGCGGGGTTCACGACGGTGAGGATCTGACCGTGGCGGTGAAACGTGAGGTCCTCGAGGAGACCGACCTGACCTGCACGTCGGTCCGTGCCGTGTTCGAGTTCCCGTACCCCTCAGGGTGGACGACTGTCTTCCGGGTGGAGGTCGACCCCGCGAGCGAGCCGGTGCTCGGCACCGATCACGACCTCGAGTGCGACTGCCCGAGGATGGTCGGCCTCGACTGGATCCCGCTGACCCAGGACCTCGGCGACGACGCAGGACTCGCCGTCCCGGTGATGCTCATGCGTTCGCCGTGAAGAGCTACATCCTCTTCGACCACGACGGCGTCCTCGTCGACACCGAG encodes the following:
- a CDS encoding NUDIX domain-containing protein, which translates into the protein MERSAQSSVQVRTAAARSLAADDRDPAGIRVTPAATFGNDEDVDGRKRVAAIIVRDGSVLMVRERGRGPQGRHDGPEYWTLPGGGVHDGEDLTVAVKREVLEETDLTCTSVRAVFEFPYPSGWTTVFRVEVDPASEPVLGTDHDLECDCPRMVGLDWIPLTQDLGDDAGLAVPVMLMRSP